A single region of the Sandaracinaceae bacterium genome encodes:
- a CDS encoding SDR family oxidoreductase, whose product MTSRRCLVTGGAGFVGSHLVDRLLADGHRVVALDNFVTGFRRNIAHLKDEERFDLVEHDITKPFPKGFGGFDWIFNLACPASPPAYQRDPVFTTLTCFHGALYCLELAERDGARMLQASTSEVYGDPRVHPQPESYRGFVNCVGPRACYDEGKRVAETLCAEYRQRRGVDARIARIFNTYGPRMDPGDGRVVSNFIVQALQGLPLTVYGDGKQTRSFCYVSDLVGGLVRLMGHEDEHGPVNLGNDGEYTMLELAELVTRETGSEAELVFKELPADDPTRRRPDLTLARSRLEYEPTVALAEGLAQTVAHFRTIVEPA is encoded by the coding sequence ATGACCTCTCGCCGCTGCCTGGTTACCGGAGGAGCCGGATTCGTCGGCTCCCACCTCGTCGATCGCCTGCTGGCGGACGGTCATCGCGTGGTCGCGCTGGACAACTTCGTCACGGGGTTCCGTCGCAACATCGCCCACTTGAAGGATGAGGAACGCTTCGACCTGGTGGAGCACGACATCACCAAGCCTTTCCCGAAGGGTTTCGGTGGATTCGACTGGATCTTCAACCTCGCTTGCCCCGCCAGCCCGCCCGCATACCAACGCGATCCCGTCTTCACCACCCTCACCTGCTTTCACGGCGCGCTCTATTGCCTCGAGCTGGCCGAACGAGACGGCGCGCGCATGCTCCAGGCGAGCACGAGCGAGGTCTACGGCGACCCCCGTGTGCACCCGCAGCCCGAGAGCTACCGCGGCTTCGTCAACTGCGTCGGCCCGCGCGCCTGCTATGACGAGGGGAAGCGCGTTGCGGAGACCCTCTGCGCGGAGTACCGCCAGCGCCGCGGCGTCGACGCCCGCATCGCGCGCATCTTCAACACGTACGGCCCCCGCATGGACCCGGGCGACGGTCGCGTGGTCAGCAACTTCATCGTGCAAGCGCTGCAGGGCCTCCCCCTCACCGTCTACGGAGACGGCAAGCAGACGCGGAGCTTCTGCTACGTGAGCGACCTCGTAGGCGGCCTGGTCCGCCTCATGGGCCACGAGGATGAGCATGGTCCCGTGAACCTCGGCAACGACGGCGAGTACACGATGCTCGAGCTCGCTGAGCTCGTCACCCGAGAGACCGGCAGCGAAGCCGAGCTCGTGTTCAAGGAGCTCCCGGCCGACGACCCCACCCGCCGCAGGCCGGACCTGACTTTGGCGCGGAGCCGCCTGGAGTACGAGCCGACGGTCGCGCTGGCCGAGGGCTTGGCCCAGACAGTCGCGCACTTTCGAACGATCGTGGAGCCGGCGTGA